The Moraxella haemolytica genome window below encodes:
- a CDS encoding lipoprotein-releasing ABC transporter permease subunit encodes MFRPLALFIGLRYTKAEHKKGFISFISLISMIGLALGVAVLITVLSVMNGFDREMKTRILGMIPQASVISYGIIPDWQDLSDKIIKQDRGQNIKATAPFIHLQGMVAANGQVAPVMISGIEPEYEKQVSIVDNHMTKGSFDDLKAGEFGIVLGKSTADGLGLDVGDKVTLVLPEASSSLIGLIPRFKQFTLVGTFNIGKDVDGVLGFVAMRDAGVMLRLPEGAQGIRLLMHDVFKAPVAANEAAKLDDNLYPDDWTSTHGNLFNAVKMEKSIIGLLLFLVVIVAAFNIVSSLVMLVTDKKSDIAILKTFGASSKLIMQVFLVQGMIIGVIGTVVGTILGVVLALSVNDIVNFLSGLFGVTLMPAGAYPVDFLPSEVQVLDIVVIVLASFLLSFVMTIYPALRASRIQPAQTLRYE; translated from the coding sequence ATGTTTCGTCCATTAGCGTTATTTATTGGGCTAAGATATACAAAAGCTGAGCACAAAAAAGGGTTTATCTCTTTTATTTCGCTCATCTCTATGATCGGCTTAGCATTGGGCGTGGCAGTACTTATTACGGTATTGTCGGTGATGAATGGCTTTGACCGTGAGATGAAAACTCGTATCTTGGGTATGATTCCGCAGGCGTCGGTGATTTCCTATGGAATCATTCCGGATTGGCAAGATTTATCCGACAAAATCATCAAGCAAGATCGAGGGCAAAATATCAAGGCAACCGCCCCCTTTATCCACCTGCAGGGCATGGTAGCAGCCAATGGGCAGGTCGCTCCTGTGATGATATCAGGCATTGAGCCAGAATATGAAAAGCAAGTTTCTATCGTAGATAATCATATGACCAAAGGTAGTTTTGATGATCTAAAAGCAGGTGAGTTTGGTATCGTATTGGGCAAGAGTACAGCAGATGGATTGGGTCTTGATGTGGGTGATAAAGTAACGCTTGTGCTTCCTGAAGCGTCATCATCGCTGATAGGGTTGATACCTAGATTTAAGCAGTTTACGCTTGTTGGGACTTTTAATATTGGTAAAGATGTAGATGGTGTGCTAGGCTTTGTGGCGATGCGTGATGCTGGTGTGATGCTAAGGCTGCCTGAAGGGGCACAGGGGATACGCTTGCTGATGCACGATGTCTTTAAGGCACCTGTTGCTGCTAATGAAGCGGCCAAACTCGATGATAATCTGTATCCTGATGATTGGACAAGCACTCATGGCAATCTATTTAATGCAGTTAAAATGGAAAAGTCTATCATCGGATTACTGCTGTTTTTGGTGGTGATTGTTGCGGCGTTTAATATCGTTTCAAGCCTTGTGATGTTGGTTACTGATAAAAAATCAGACATTGCCATCTTAAAGACTTTTGGGGCATCATCTAAGCTAATCATGCAGGTATTTTTGGTGCAAGGCATGATTATTGGCGTGATTGGTACGGTTGTGGGTACGATTTTGGGTGTGGTGCTTGCCTTGAGTGTTAATGACATTGTTAACTTTTTAAGCGGTTTATTTGGTGTAACTTTAATGCCGGCAGGTGCGTATCCTGTGGATTTTTTACCATCAGAGGTTCAGGTACTTGATATTGTAGTCATCGTTTTGGCATCGTTTCTATTAAGTTTTGTTATGACCATTTATCCTGCACTGCGTGCATCTCGCATTCAGCCGGCACAAACATTGCGTTATGAATAA
- the lolD gene encoding lipoprotein-releasing ABC transporter ATP-binding protein LolD, giving the protein MSIILQAKNITKTYDEGRIQTTVLTGLDLTICKGERVSIVGSSGSGKSTLLHLLGGLDTPTAGEVWLQGKCLNQLNETERGDLRNQHLGFIYQFHHLLAEFTATENVAMPMLMRANVPIGEVHKRANRLLERVGLSHRMHHRPSELSGGERQRVAIARALITNPALILADEPTGNLDDYNANAVFELLSELQHDFGTALLMVTHDRNLAARADRQLEMRGGQWV; this is encoded by the coding sequence ATGAGCATTATTTTGCAGGCAAAAAATATCACAAAAACTTATGATGAAGGACGGATTCAAACCACTGTATTGACTGGGTTGGATTTAACCATTTGCAAAGGTGAACGAGTCTCTATTGTTGGTAGCAGTGGTTCAGGAAAAAGCACGCTGCTACACCTGTTGGGTGGTCTAGATACTCCAACGGCAGGAGAGGTATGGTTGCAAGGCAAATGTCTAAATCAGCTCAACGAAACAGAGCGTGGTGATTTGCGTAATCAGCATTTGGGATTTATTTATCAATTTCATCATCTGTTGGCAGAATTTACTGCTACCGAAAATGTCGCCATGCCCATGCTGATGCGTGCTAATGTTCCCATCGGTGAGGTACACAAGAGGGCTAATCGTCTGCTTGAGCGTGTGGGACTTTCACATCGCATGCACCATAGACCAAGCGAGCTTTCGGGTGGTGAGCGTCAGCGAGTAGCCATAGCTAGAGCATTGATTACCAATCCTGCACTCATTTTGGCAGATGAACCGACCGGCAATCTAGATGATTACAATGCCAATGCTGTTTTTGAGTTGTTGTCAGAGTTGCAACATGATTTTGGTACGGCATTACTTATGGTAACACATGATAGAAATCTGGCAGCTAGGGCGGATAGACAGCTTGAGATGCGTGGTGGTCAGTGGGTTTGA